From a region of the Streptomyces venezuelae genome:
- a CDS encoding cupin domain-containing protein — protein sequence MLTKPLDREGLTHENGLDAQRLLPWPELNAPFEGSWCVIRPGTASTPHAHHEYEIFIAVAGTAVLESQGVRRPFTTGDIVHFTPGTDHRVINESGEDFEMYSVWWDLDMTQRFAARHEGVQA from the coding sequence ATGCTCACCAAGCCGCTCGACCGTGAAGGACTGACCCACGAGAACGGCCTCGACGCGCAGCGGCTGCTGCCCTGGCCCGAGCTCAACGCCCCCTTCGAGGGGTCCTGGTGCGTGATCCGGCCCGGCACCGCGTCGACGCCGCACGCCCACCACGAGTACGAGATCTTCATCGCCGTCGCCGGCACCGCCGTCCTGGAGTCGCAGGGCGTCCGCAGGCCCTTCACGACCGGGGACATCGTGCACTTCACCCCGGGCACCGACCACCGGGTGATCAACGAGTCCGGCGAGGACTTCGAGATGTACAGCGTCTGGTGGGACCTCGACATGACGCAGCGGTTCGCAGCCCGCCACGAAGGAGTCCAGGCATGA
- a CDS encoding ATP-grasp domain-containing protein produces the protein MKLLAIEASQNATYYVSRYQQIEALGAEVHVLNGIGTEDFWDADRYRIAGSKHIEDIVTAAKSWHAEEEFEGVLTFSESGVVTVAVVTEALGLPSIGFEAARTSRNKLLMRQAHERGGAAHPGFRYAPDVEAALTAGEELGYPLILKPTLGAASNFVFKVDDPEEMRARFADATSGIETMTWALMEADGLDLGPHGIIVEGYLDGHEHLIEALAWDDEVYLGSIVDRITVESGTFDDDVHHAPSSLTPEQIAAVHEVVRDAAHAQGLRRSVLHAEVRFHQGRPFILEIAIRPGGGGLDHMARISAGHDPIRCVADVARGIRPDVSHYAPTGVHTAAMCLISGAGTVESIEVPTEVAEDPALFFLKITATAGTVVKRPPAGNNILGFIGATGTSLTEALTTAHVAAGRIRTEMRPEHG, from the coding sequence ATGAAGCTGCTCGCCATCGAAGCAAGCCAGAACGCCACCTACTACGTCTCGCGCTACCAGCAGATCGAGGCCCTCGGGGCCGAGGTCCACGTCCTCAACGGCATCGGCACGGAGGACTTCTGGGACGCGGACCGCTACCGGATCGCCGGCTCCAAGCACATCGAGGACATCGTCACCGCCGCCAAGTCCTGGCACGCGGAGGAGGAGTTCGAGGGGGTCCTGACCTTCTCGGAGTCCGGCGTCGTCACCGTGGCGGTCGTCACCGAGGCGCTCGGACTGCCGTCCATCGGGTTCGAAGCCGCCCGGACCAGCCGCAACAAGCTGCTGATGCGCCAGGCCCACGAGCGCGGCGGGGCGGCGCACCCCGGATTCCGGTACGCCCCCGACGTCGAGGCCGCCCTGACGGCCGGCGAGGAGCTCGGCTACCCGCTGATCCTCAAGCCCACCCTCGGCGCCGCCAGCAACTTCGTGTTCAAGGTCGACGACCCCGAGGAGATGCGGGCCCGCTTCGCGGACGCCACCTCGGGCATCGAGACCATGACCTGGGCCCTGATGGAAGCCGACGGACTGGACCTCGGCCCCCACGGGATCATCGTCGAGGGCTACCTCGACGGCCACGAGCACCTGATCGAGGCGCTGGCCTGGGACGACGAGGTGTACCTGGGCTCCATCGTGGACCGGATCACCGTCGAGAGCGGCACCTTCGACGACGACGTCCACCACGCGCCGAGCTCCCTGACCCCCGAGCAGATCGCCGCGGTCCACGAGGTGGTCCGGGACGCGGCCCACGCCCAGGGCCTGCGCCGGTCCGTGCTGCACGCCGAGGTGAGGTTCCACCAGGGCAGGCCCTTCATCCTGGAGATCGCCATCCGCCCCGGCGGCGGCGGACTCGACCACATGGCGCGGATCAGCGCCGGCCACGACCCCATCCGGTGCGTGGCGGACGTGGCCCGCGGCATCCGGCCCGACGTCTCGCACTACGCGCCGACCGGTGTGCACACCGCCGCGATGTGCCTGATCAGCGGGGCGGGGACGGTCGAGTCCATCGAGGTGCCGACCGAGGTCGCCGAGGACCCCGCGCTGTTCTTCCTCAAGATCACGGCCACGGCGGGAACGGTCGTCAAGCGGCCGCCGGCGGGCAACAACATCCTCGGCTTCATCGGGGCCACCGGCACCTCCCTGACGGAGGCGCTGACCACCGCGCACGTCGCGGCCGGCCGCATCCGTACCGAGATGAGGCCCGAGCATGGCTGA
- a CDS encoding SidA/IucD/PvdA family monooxygenase, which yields MAHRNVELLAVGAGPANLALAVAVEELAPELAGDTLLIEREQDIVWQRGMLLPDALSQVSFLKDLVTMRNPCSRFSFVNFLHSQERLDAFVNLASFVPYRSEISEYLQWVADELESVKVEYGRECKGVEAVTGDDGELAGWLVTLADGDTIGCRYLVIGAGRDAHVPAVFDALPAERVIHSTQYTQRIAGVRADLPHRVAVIGGAQSAAELFGAALRDLPECRPTMIMRSIGLNGYESSKFTNELYYTSFIDEFYGSSPEARQQLLGEMYRSNYGGLSPATLDGLYRQFYQDRRSGQERLGMHAMTDVTGARMDGEEVVLTLVDRKSGAEREMRTDLVLLGTGFVREMPWAVKALARSIGVEEINVSRSYRLDLGRPATAACYLQGVNEATHGIADSLLSVLAGRSAEITQDILAHRRARTAEVPAARELAFAGAV from the coding sequence ATGGCGCATCGCAATGTCGAACTGCTCGCAGTCGGCGCAGGCCCGGCGAACCTGGCGCTGGCGGTCGCCGTCGAGGAGCTCGCACCCGAGCTGGCCGGTGACACCCTGCTGATCGAGCGTGAGCAGGACATCGTGTGGCAGCGCGGCATGCTGCTGCCCGACGCGCTCAGCCAGGTTTCCTTCCTCAAGGACCTGGTCACCATGCGCAATCCGTGCAGCAGGTTTTCCTTCGTCAATTTCCTTCACTCGCAGGAACGTCTCGACGCTTTCGTGAACCTCGCGAGTTTCGTTCCCTACCGCAGTGAGATATCCGAATACCTGCAATGGGTCGCCGACGAACTGGAGTCGGTGAAGGTCGAATACGGCCGCGAATGCAAGGGCGTCGAGGCGGTGACGGGCGACGACGGCGAACTGGCCGGCTGGCTGGTCACCCTTGCCGACGGCGACACCATCGGCTGCCGCTACCTCGTGATCGGTGCGGGCCGTGACGCGCACGTCCCCGCCGTGTTCGACGCCCTGCCGGCCGAGCGCGTCATCCACAGCACCCAGTACACGCAGCGCATCGCCGGGGTACGGGCCGACCTGCCGCACCGCGTCGCGGTGATCGGCGGCGCGCAGAGCGCGGCCGAGCTGTTCGGCGCCGCGCTGCGGGACCTGCCCGAGTGCAGGCCGACGATGATCATGCGCTCGATCGGTCTGAACGGCTACGAGAGCAGCAAGTTCACCAACGAGCTCTACTACACGTCCTTCATCGACGAGTTCTACGGCTCCTCGCCCGAGGCCCGCCAGCAGCTCCTCGGCGAGATGTACCGCTCCAACTACGGCGGTCTCTCCCCCGCCACCCTCGACGGCCTGTACCGGCAGTTCTACCAGGACCGCCGCTCCGGCCAGGAGCGCCTGGGGATGCACGCCATGACGGACGTGACCGGGGCCCGCATGGACGGCGAGGAGGTCGTCCTGACCCTCGTCGACCGCAAGTCGGGGGCCGAGCGGGAGATGCGCACGGACCTGGTGCTCCTGGGCACCGGCTTCGTCCGCGAGATGCCCTGGGCGGTCAAGGCGCTCGCGCGCTCGATCGGTGTCGAAGAGATCAACGTGAGCCGCAGCTACCGGCTCGACCTGGGCCGGCCGGCGACCGCCGCCTGCTACCTGCAGGGCGTCAACGAGGCCACGCACGGCATCGCCGACTCGCTGCTCAGCGTGCTCGCGGGCCGCTCCGCCGAGATCACCCAGGACATCCTGGCGCACCGCCGGGCCCGTACCGCGGAGGTCCCGGCCGCGCGGGAACTCGCCTTCGCCGGCGCGGTCTGA
- the ddaH gene encoding dimethylargininase, translating to MAEVARRTATRRHYLMCRPTHFEVTYTINPWMDPRKPMDAGLALAQWERVRDLYLGFGHQVSFIDPVPGLPDMVFSANGATVVDGKVLIAKFRHQERAAEADAYRAWFEEHGHCGLRVPEYVNEGEGDFAPAGRRILAGAGFRSDPGAVAELRAFFGLPVTGLTLTDPRFYHLDTALFVLDDDLVAYYPAAFSEESQEELRRLYPDAVIATREDADAFGLNAVSDGLNVVVTETATHLIGELRERGFEVHGVDMSELLKAGGAVKCITQEIRRP from the coding sequence ATGGCTGAGGTCGCGCGGCGTACGGCCACCCGGCGGCACTACCTGATGTGCCGGCCGACCCACTTCGAGGTGACCTACACGATCAACCCGTGGATGGATCCCCGGAAGCCGATGGACGCCGGGCTGGCGCTGGCCCAGTGGGAGCGGGTCCGTGACCTCTACCTCGGGTTCGGACATCAGGTCTCCTTCATCGACCCGGTCCCCGGCCTGCCGGACATGGTGTTCTCCGCCAACGGCGCCACCGTGGTCGACGGCAAGGTCCTGATCGCGAAGTTCCGCCACCAGGAGCGCGCGGCCGAGGCCGACGCCTACCGGGCCTGGTTCGAGGAGCACGGTCACTGCGGCCTGCGCGTCCCGGAGTACGTCAACGAAGGCGAGGGCGACTTCGCCCCCGCCGGCCGGCGGATCCTGGCCGGCGCGGGATTCCGCAGCGACCCCGGCGCGGTCGCGGAGCTCCGCGCGTTCTTCGGTCTGCCCGTGACCGGCCTGACCCTGACCGACCCCCGCTTCTACCACCTCGACACCGCGCTGTTCGTCCTCGACGACGACCTGGTGGCGTACTACCCCGCCGCCTTCTCCGAGGAGAGCCAGGAGGAGCTGCGCCGGCTCTACCCGGACGCGGTCATCGCCACCCGCGAGGACGCCGACGCCTTCGGCCTGAACGCGGTCAGCGACGGACTGAACGTGGTGGTGACGGAGACCGCCACCCACCTGATCGGTGAGCTGCGCGAGCGCGGCTTCGAGGTGCACGGCGTGGACATGTCCGAACTGCTGAAGGCCGGTGGCGCGGTCAAATGCATCACCCAGGAGATACGGCGCCCGTGA
- a CDS encoding class I tRNA ligase family protein: protein MTRRTVIIAPPPTPNGDLHTGHLAGPYLAGDVYARYLRASDRPVIFTSGTDDSQTYVVASAARAGLTPEELALRSATQIRATLEAAGISVDGFAPFDKGYRQTVIDFVTDLHSEGAFKLRTVLLPYVEATGEYLMEGLVAGDCPVCLVESRGGLCESCGHPNNFDELLRPRSTTDPEAVVTHREAQILVLPMEEYRDRLADYYVRHRDVLRPHTAQLVREALDRPLPDFPITYPTAWGIPAPFTETPGQVLNAWAEGMAASMYCTWYAAEQLGEHTDRFDEHWLSEHGIDLVYFLGFDNVYFWGMTHLALLMAHGDRYVEPHAIVSNEFYELENQKFSTSKGHVVWAADLVAEVPRDLVRFYLALTAPEHSRTNFSREALDSLSGSRLVDPWNRLAGRLDALLAGVPADALLPVSGTGAREAGIVVERFRSHYELESFSLHRAADLIVVHLDRLLKQADRVVAGVPSDLGDLVLAVRTLTACAAPLLVDLAARAERAGADLSLPAGGFPADPVAPLRLPLLSTTALAFAPLAEPADIRA from the coding sequence ATGACACGCCGTACGGTCATCATCGCGCCGCCACCGACCCCCAACGGGGACCTGCACACCGGGCACCTGGCGGGTCCCTACCTCGCGGGCGACGTGTACGCACGCTACCTGCGGGCCTCGGACCGGCCGGTGATCTTCACCAGCGGTACCGACGACAGCCAGACCTACGTGGTGGCCAGCGCCGCCCGCGCCGGGCTGACCCCGGAGGAGCTGGCCCTGCGCTCCGCGACGCAGATCCGCGCCACCCTGGAGGCGGCCGGCATCTCCGTCGACGGCTTCGCCCCCTTCGACAAGGGCTACCGCCAGACCGTCATCGACTTCGTCACCGACCTCCACAGCGAGGGGGCCTTCAAGCTCAGGACGGTGCTGCTGCCGTACGTCGAGGCCACCGGCGAGTACCTGATGGAGGGCCTGGTCGCCGGCGACTGCCCGGTGTGCCTCGTGGAGAGCCGCGGCGGGCTCTGCGAGTCCTGCGGACACCCCAACAACTTCGACGAACTGCTGCGTCCGCGCTCCACCACCGACCCGGAGGCCGTGGTCACCCACCGCGAGGCGCAGATCCTCGTGCTGCCGATGGAGGAGTACCGGGACCGGCTCGCCGACTACTACGTCCGGCACCGGGACGTGCTGCGCCCGCACACCGCGCAGCTGGTCCGGGAGGCGCTGGACCGCCCGCTGCCGGACTTCCCGATCACCTACCCCACCGCGTGGGGCATTCCGGCGCCGTTCACCGAGACGCCGGGCCAGGTCCTCAACGCCTGGGCCGAGGGCATGGCCGCCTCGATGTACTGCACCTGGTACGCGGCCGAGCAGCTCGGTGAGCACACCGACCGCTTCGACGAGCACTGGCTGTCCGAGCACGGCATCGACCTCGTCTACTTCCTCGGCTTCGACAACGTCTACTTCTGGGGAATGACGCACCTGGCGCTGCTGATGGCGCACGGCGACCGGTACGTCGAGCCGCACGCCATCGTGTCGAACGAGTTCTACGAACTGGAGAACCAGAAGTTCTCCACAAGCAAAGGGCACGTGGTCTGGGCCGCCGACCTGGTCGCCGAGGTACCGCGCGACCTGGTGCGCTTCTACCTGGCGCTCACCGCGCCGGAGCACTCCCGTACGAACTTCAGCCGGGAGGCGCTCGACAGCCTGTCGGGCTCCCGGCTGGTCGATCCGTGGAACCGCCTCGCGGGCCGGCTGGACGCGCTGCTCGCCGGTGTTCCGGCGGACGCGCTGCTGCCGGTCTCCGGGACCGGTGCCCGGGAGGCGGGCATCGTCGTCGAGCGGTTCCGCTCCCACTACGAGCTGGAGAGCTTCAGCCTCCACCGGGCCGCGGACCTGATCGTCGTACACCTCGACCGGTTGCTGAAGCAGGCGGACCGGGTGGTGGCGGGCGTCCCGAGCGACCTCGGTGACCTGGTCCTCGCCGTCCGGACGCTGACCGCCTGCGCCGCTCCGCTGCTCGTCGACCTCGCGGCCCGTGCCGAGCGGGCCGGCGCCGATCTGAGCCTGCCGGCCGGCGGTTTCCCTGCCGACCCCGTCGCCCCGCTGCGACTTCCCCTCCTGTCGACCACGGCCCTGGCCTTCGCGCCCCTGGCCGAGCCGGCCGACATCCGAGCCTGA
- a CDS encoding ABC transporter substrate-binding protein translates to MTAPTTPLRGGSVTWACTSGFSPVFIFPFTPGEYYGVANLHEFQTLMYRPLYWYGTGGRPTVDYERSLAEPPRWSEDGRTATITIKPYTWSNGETVNADNVMLWMHLLEAEKDRFGGYTPGFFPDNLTGYEKVAEDEVSFTFDRAYSRNWVLMNQFSTITPLPKAWDRTADDRPADATHDPSQASAVYAYLRACNDERKGWDTSPVWSVVNGPWKLSSYTIDGVSGDAVLVPNESYSGADKPYLDEFRLVPTGSDTEQYEMLRRGPAALDGVQIGFLPFDEVTEPAEDPVAGGPNPLGEHYDLVPQLTYKIHYFPINFNNPTVAGKIFKQLYFRQALQSCLDSRGAIRDVYKGYGYPTTGPVPVLPDSPLLSPAAHEDPYPFDVGAARAFLTENGWDTSTTPATCLREGTGPGEAGEGIPAGTPLRFSMRYAQGHETLTAVMRKFAADAAEAGIEIVLTEVEASVLVLEDTTCTPGPDSPCLWEFSDWNGGWGYGPGFYPTGEALYSTGSSVNFGSYSDPKADELIARTVVSDDLEDLYAYQDYIAQQVPVVWMPNFPFRLLEVANNLKGVAPVNPFGLITPEDWYYVGEVL, encoded by the coding sequence ATGACCGCGCCCACCACCCCGCTCCGCGGGGGCAGCGTGACCTGGGCCTGCACCAGCGGCTTCAGCCCGGTCTTCATCTTCCCCTTCACCCCGGGCGAGTACTACGGGGTGGCCAACCTGCACGAGTTCCAGACGCTGATGTACCGCCCGCTGTACTGGTACGGCACCGGAGGCCGGCCGACGGTCGACTACGAGCGCAGCCTCGCCGAGCCCCCGCGGTGGAGCGAGGACGGCCGCACGGCGACGATCACGATCAAGCCCTACACGTGGTCGAACGGCGAGACGGTCAACGCCGACAACGTGATGCTGTGGATGCACCTGCTGGAGGCCGAGAAGGACCGCTTCGGGGGGTACACGCCCGGCTTCTTCCCGGACAACCTGACCGGCTACGAGAAGGTCGCCGAGGACGAGGTGAGCTTCACCTTCGACCGCGCCTACTCCCGCAACTGGGTGCTGATGAACCAGTTCAGCACCATCACCCCGCTGCCGAAGGCCTGGGACCGCACCGCCGACGACCGGCCGGCCGACGCCACCCACGACCCGTCCCAGGCCTCCGCCGTCTACGCGTACCTGCGGGCCTGCAACGACGAACGCAAGGGATGGGACACCAGCCCCGTCTGGAGCGTGGTCAACGGACCCTGGAAGCTGAGCAGTTACACCATCGACGGGGTCTCGGGCGACGCCGTCCTGGTTCCCAACGAGAGCTACTCCGGCGCCGACAAGCCCTACCTGGACGAGTTCCGGCTGGTGCCCACCGGCTCGGACACCGAGCAGTACGAGATGCTCCGCCGCGGCCCCGCGGCACTGGACGGCGTACAGATCGGCTTCCTGCCCTTCGACGAGGTCACCGAGCCGGCCGAGGACCCGGTGGCCGGCGGGCCCAACCCGCTCGGCGAGCACTACGACCTCGTCCCCCAGCTCACCTACAAGATCCATTACTTCCCGATCAACTTCAACAACCCCACCGTCGCCGGAAAGATCTTCAAGCAGCTCTACTTCCGCCAGGCACTGCAGTCCTGCCTCGACTCCCGCGGGGCCATCCGCGACGTCTACAAGGGCTACGGCTACCCGACCACCGGGCCCGTCCCGGTCCTGCCGGACAGCCCGCTGCTCTCACCCGCCGCGCACGAGGACCCGTACCCCTTCGACGTCGGGGCGGCCCGCGCCTTCCTGACCGAGAACGGCTGGGACACCAGCACCACCCCCGCCACCTGCCTCCGCGAGGGCACCGGGCCCGGAGAGGCGGGCGAGGGCATCCCGGCCGGCACCCCGCTGCGGTTCTCGATGCGCTACGCCCAGGGGCACGAGACCCTCACCGCGGTCATGCGCAAGTTCGCCGCCGACGCCGCCGAGGCGGGCATCGAGATCGTGCTGACCGAGGTCGAGGCGAGCGTCCTGGTCCTGGAGGACACCACCTGCACCCCCGGCCCCGACAGCCCCTGCCTGTGGGAGTTCAGCGACTGGAACGGCGGCTGGGGCTACGGACCCGGCTTCTACCCGACCGGCGAGGCCCTCTACTCGACCGGCTCCTCGGTGAACTTCGGCAGCTACAGCGACCCGAAGGCGGACGAGCTGATCGCCCGCACCGTGGTCAGCGACGACCTGGAGGACCTGTACGCCTACCAGGACTACATCGCGCAGCAGGTCCCGGTCGTCTGGATGCCCAACTTCCCCTTCCGTCTGCTGGAGGTGGCCAACAACCTGAAGGGCGTGGCTCCGGTCAACCCCTTCGGACTGATCACCCCCGAGGACTGGTACTACGTCGGCGAGGTGCTCTGA
- a CDS encoding ATP-grasp domain-containing protein — MTDDTNPADDGVVILVGSGQRAYREYLLAGAARRRPIWILDAVDPTWQEQYVLGSTTVELLDRARLVPDTEGLVKAAEAVAAEHRVVGVFSYDETLVVTCALIAERLGLPGLTSRGADNCRNKHNTRQLLTAAGLPQPRFAYVTDAGTALATADSFGYPVVLKPRGMGASIGVIRVDGPEGVREAFEVADAAGRGGNSDYEGGALVEECVMGPEISIDGLVFDGDWTPLFLARKEVGLAPYFEETGHVVSATDPLLADAELLGVLRDAHRELGIDYGITHTEVKLTTRGPVIIEVNARLGGDLIPYLGSLATGVEPGELAADVAAGVRPEWTPTESRTVGIRFLYPPENGTVRSVDVPAPTDVPGLLETNVMVAPGVTLLLPPEGYLSRYANLICAGDTFLSCEESLAKAAALTTVVLAG; from the coding sequence ATGACCGACGACACCAACCCGGCCGACGACGGCGTGGTGATCCTGGTCGGCAGCGGACAGCGCGCCTACCGCGAGTACCTGCTCGCGGGGGCCGCCCGGCGCCGCCCGATCTGGATCCTGGACGCGGTCGACCCGACCTGGCAGGAGCAGTACGTACTCGGCTCCACCACGGTGGAACTGCTCGACCGCGCCCGCCTGGTGCCCGACACGGAAGGCCTGGTCAAAGCCGCCGAGGCGGTCGCCGCCGAGCACCGTGTGGTCGGTGTGTTCAGCTACGACGAGACGCTGGTGGTGACCTGCGCACTGATCGCCGAGCGGCTCGGACTGCCCGGCCTGACCTCGCGCGGCGCCGACAACTGCCGCAACAAGCACAACACCCGGCAGCTGCTCACCGCCGCCGGACTGCCCCAGCCGCGCTTCGCCTACGTGACCGACGCCGGGACGGCCCTCGCCACCGCCGACTCCTTCGGCTATCCGGTCGTCCTCAAGCCCCGCGGCATGGGCGCGAGCATCGGCGTCATCCGGGTCGACGGCCCGGAGGGCGTCCGCGAGGCCTTCGAGGTCGCCGACGCCGCCGGCCGCGGCGGGAACAGCGACTACGAGGGCGGCGCACTGGTCGAGGAGTGCGTCATGGGCCCCGAGATCAGCATCGACGGACTGGTCTTCGACGGCGACTGGACCCCGCTCTTCCTCGCGCGCAAGGAGGTGGGCCTCGCGCCGTACTTCGAGGAGACCGGCCACGTGGTCAGCGCCACCGACCCGCTGCTCGCCGACGCGGAGCTGCTGGGCGTCCTGCGGGACGCCCACCGGGAACTGGGCATCGATTACGGGATCACCCACACCGAGGTGAAGCTCACCACCCGCGGCCCGGTGATCATCGAGGTGAACGCCCGCCTCGGCGGCGACCTCATCCCCTACCTCGGCAGCCTCGCCACCGGCGTGGAGCCCGGGGAGCTGGCCGCGGACGTGGCCGCCGGCGTCCGCCCCGAGTGGACCCCGACCGAGTCCCGCACCGTCGGGATCCGCTTCCTGTACCCGCCGGAGAACGGAACGGTCCGCTCGGTCGACGTACCCGCCCCCACGGACGTACCGGGACTGCTGGAGACGAACGTGATGGTGGCGCCCGGGGTGACCCTGCTCCTGCCGCCCGAGGGCTACCTCAGCCGGTACGCCAACCTGATCTGCGCCGGGGACACCTTCCTGAGCTGCGAGGAGTCCCTCGCCAAAGCGGCCGCACTGACCACCGTCGTCCTCGCCGGCTGA
- a CDS encoding YbaK/EbsC family protein, whose amino-acid sequence MYQRLIGLLDSSQARYRLIDHVAEGRTDLASVLRGHPLEQAAKCIVVRVSITKRVGKYVLAVVPGDRQVDLEAVGALFGGGRTAFATPEIAERLAGSVCGTVMPLSFHPDLHLVVDEGLVLTEEIYFNAARLDRSVALSTPDYLAIAQPQLAAIATAGDRVLTHSAR is encoded by the coding sequence ATGTACCAGCGGCTGATCGGACTCCTCGACAGCAGCCAGGCCCGCTACCGGCTGATCGACCACGTGGCCGAGGGCCGGACCGATCTGGCGAGCGTCCTGCGCGGCCACCCGCTGGAGCAGGCCGCCAAGTGCATCGTCGTCCGCGTGAGCATCACCAAGCGGGTCGGCAAGTACGTGCTCGCGGTGGTGCCCGGTGACCGGCAGGTCGACCTGGAGGCGGTCGGGGCACTGTTCGGCGGCGGGCGGACCGCGTTCGCCACGCCCGAGATCGCCGAGCGCCTGGCCGGCAGTGTCTGCGGCACGGTGATGCCGCTCAGCTTCCACCCCGACCTGCACCTCGTCGTCGACGAGGGGCTCGTCCTCACCGAAGAGATCTACTTCAACGCGGCCCGCCTGGACCGCTCCGTGGCCCTGTCCACCCCCGACTACCTGGCCATCGCCCAGCCGCAGCTCGCGGCGATCGCGACGGCAGGCGACCGGGTCCTGACCCACTCAGCGAGGTGA
- a CDS encoding MFS transporter → MSTIAPPRPNRAERLLIPATFITNLGNGIQLTAASYLVFTEANTMLAVSWLMIAVTIPQVALSLFFGKLADRFDRRTLAMISDLASAAAAIGLPVWLALGGNPSTVSYVASFVLSISAALFFPASNALIKERIPESRLAQFNGNAEIAIQAGTLASAALGGWVIVWVGTTSLFYFNAITFLLSAALLFFIGRRPAGQGTSAPEAAAKAAAAVAASGSRPPLARLALLYIIGNIVIIVGNSIMLVLVIEGFKSNAGYLGIVDALFGIGALFAAWAFKKISSKATVLKTALIGYLAFAVLLSLESVHLYAMMAVIPFAAIAFCVARISARTALMSAAPEEKTGFVFGATNAFGLAAGTTAVVLISLLVDSTHVKNGFYALSALVVVISTLTVISLRKHDREVAAAAETVSEPAAEVTEAAEPVPAKV, encoded by the coding sequence GTGTCCACGATCGCCCCGCCCCGTCCCAACCGGGCAGAACGACTTCTCATCCCCGCGACCTTCATCACCAACCTCGGCAACGGCATCCAGCTCACCGCCGCCTCGTACCTGGTCTTCACCGAGGCCAACACCATGCTCGCGGTCAGCTGGCTGATGATCGCCGTCACCATCCCGCAGGTGGCGCTGTCCCTCTTCTTCGGCAAGCTCGCCGACCGCTTCGACCGCCGCACCCTGGCGATGATCTCCGACCTGGCGAGCGCGGCCGCCGCGATCGGTCTGCCGGTCTGGCTGGCCCTCGGCGGCAACCCCTCGACCGTCAGCTACGTGGCGAGCTTCGTCCTGTCGATCTCCGCGGCCCTCTTCTTCCCGGCCAGCAACGCCCTGATCAAGGAGCGCATCCCGGAGTCGCGGCTCGCCCAGTTCAACGGCAACGCCGAGATCGCCATCCAGGCCGGCACGCTCGCCTCGGCGGCCCTCGGCGGCTGGGTGATCGTCTGGGTCGGCACCACGTCGCTCTTCTACTTCAACGCGATCACGTTCCTGCTCTCCGCCGCCCTGCTGTTCTTCATCGGCCGCCGTCCGGCCGGTCAGGGCACCAGCGCCCCGGAGGCCGCTGCCAAGGCCGCCGCGGCGGTCGCAGCGTCCGGGTCCCGTCCGCCGCTGGCCCGGCTCGCGCTGCTCTACATCATCGGCAACATCGTGATCATCGTCGGCAACAGCATCATGCTGGTCCTGGTCATCGAGGGCTTCAAGTCCAACGCCGGCTACCTCGGCATCGTCGACGCCCTGTTCGGCATCGGTGCGCTGTTCGCGGCCTGGGCCTTCAAGAAGATCAGTTCCAAGGCCACCGTGCTGAAGACGGCCCTCATCGGCTACCTCGCCTTCGCGGTGCTGCTGTCCCTGGAGTCCGTCCACCTCTACGCCATGATGGCCGTCATCCCGTTCGCCGCCATCGCCTTCTGCGTGGCACGCATCTCGGCCCGCACCGCCCTGATGAGCGCGGCGCCCGAGGAGAAGACGGGCTTCGTGTTCGGCGCCACCAACGCCTTCGGCCTCGCCGCCGGCACCACCGCCGTCGTCCTGATCTCGCTGCTGGTCGACTCCACCCACGTGAAGAACGGCTTCTACGCCCTCTCCGCCCTGGTCGTCGTCATCTCCACGCTCACCGTCATCTCGCTGCGGAAGCACGACCGTGAGGTCGCCGCCGCCGCCGAGACCGTGTCCGAGCCGGCCGCCGAGGTCACCGAAGCCGCCGAGCCCGTCCCGGCCAAGGTCTGA